A stretch of the Gossypium hirsutum isolate 1008001.06 chromosome D07, Gossypium_hirsutum_v2.1, whole genome shotgun sequence genome encodes the following:
- the LOC107956653 gene encoding putative defensin-like protein 263, which yields MASFGITSLLIVLLLASCVSNLEAAECSRDIDCSFKCKYGGICDGTNTRKCFCWPPKVFMEDVRCINDDDCIKICTPGCKIHICQHGLCLCQCSA from the exons ATGGCTTCTTTTGGGATTACCTCTCTTCTCATTGTCTTGCTTCTAGCTTCTT GTGTATCAAACTTAGAAGCAGCAGAATGTTCTCGTGACATAGACTGTTCATTCAAGTGTAAATATGGTGGCATTTGTGATGGCACAAACACCAGAAAATGCTTTTGTTGGCCACCTAAGGTGTTCATGGAGGATGTTCGATGCATTAATGACGACGATTGCATTAAGATTTGCACCCCAGGTTGCAAAATCCATATTTGCCAACATGGCCTTTGTTTATGCCAATGTAGTGCCTAA
- the LOC107954170 gene encoding solanesyl-diphosphate synthase 1, mitochondrial isoform X2, producing MARAALLHLLRYRTAAAAAAAEPLSAFRCLMTRSNSKTPAAGIKWAGFCRPFSSKAALNDVIGNDTDSSVAVMEPQERVDPFSLVANELSLIATRLRSMVAAEVPNLASAAEYFFKIGAEGKRFRPTVLLLMATALDVHIPELSPPGIGDTLPTDLRTRQQRIAEITEMIHVASLLHDDVLDDADTRRGVGSLNAVMGNKLAVLAGDFLLSRACLTLASLKNTEVVTLIATVIENLVTGETMQLTTASNKRFSMEYYMQKTYNKTASLISNSCKSVALLAGHTAEIAMLAFEYGKNLGLAFQLIDDVLDFTGTSASLGKGSLSDIRHGIITAPILFAMEEYPQLRAVVDKGFDNPANVDIALEYLGKSRGIERTKELAMKHANLAAAAIDSLPQSDDEDVIKSRQALIDLTQRVITRNK from the exons ATGGCAAGGGCTGCTCTTCTTCATTTGTTAAGATACCGCACGGCTGCCGCCGCCGCAGCTGCAGAACCTCTCTCCGCCTTTAGATGC CTGATGACTAGAAGCAATAGTAAGACACCAGCAGCAGGGATTAAGTGGGCAGGTTTTTGCAGACCTTTCAG CTCAAAAGCTGCTCTAAATGATGTTATCGGTAATGATACGGATTCCAGCGTTGCAGTCATGGAACCACAG GAACGAGTGgacccattttcccttgttgcCAATGAGCTGTCACTTATTGCCACCAGACTGCGGTCAATGGTAGCTGCTGAA GTTCCTAATCTTGCTTCAGCTGCGGAGTACTTCTTCAAAATTGGGGCTGAAGGAAAGAGGTTTCGTCCCACG GTTTTACTTTTAATGGCGACAGCTTTGGATGTGCATATACCTGAACTATCTCCTCCTGGGATTGGAGATACCTTGCCAACTGATTTGCGTACAAGACAGCAGCGTATAGCTGAGATCACAGAGATGATCCAT GTGGCAAGCCTCCTTCATGACGATGTCTTGGATGATGCAGACACAAGACGTGGTGTTGGTTCACTAAATGCTGTAATGGGCAACAAG TTGGCTGTTTTAGCAGGAGATTTCCTGCTTTCTCGAGCTTGTCTGACCCTTGCTTCTTTAAAAAATACAGAG GTTGTCACCTTAATTGCAACAGTTATTGAGAATCTTGTTACTGGTGAAACCATGCAACTAACAACCGCTTCTAATAAACGTTTTAG CATGGAATATTACATGCAGAAGACATACAACAAGACTGCATCCTTAATATCAAACAGCTGCAAGTCAGTTGCCCTTCTTGCTGGGCACACAGCAGAAATCGCAATGTTAGCCTTTGAGTACGGAAAAAATCTG GGATTAGCATTTCAATTGATAGATGATGTTCTTGATTTCACAGGCACATCAGCATCCCTTGGAAAGGGTTCTTTATCTGATATCCGACAT GGAATCATAACAGCTCCAATCTTGTTTGCTATGGAAGAATATCCTCAACTGCGAGCAGTCGTTGACAAGGGATTTGACAACCCTGCAAATGTTGACAta GCACTCGAGTATCTTGGGAAGAGTAGGGGAATAGAAAGGACCAAGGAACTAGCCATGAAACATGCAAATCTAGCTGCTGCAGCCATTGATTCACTACCCCAAAGTGATGATGAAGATGTAATAAAGTCAAGGCAGGCCCTTATTGATCTCACCCAAAGAGTTATCACCAGAAATAAGTGA
- the LOC107954170 gene encoding solanesyl-diphosphate synthase 1, mitochondrial isoform X1, whose protein sequence is MARAALLHLLRYRTAAAAAAAEPLSAFRCQLMTRSNSKTPAAGIKWAGFCRPFSSKAALNDVIGNDTDSSVAVMEPQERVDPFSLVANELSLIATRLRSMVAAEVPNLASAAEYFFKIGAEGKRFRPTVLLLMATALDVHIPELSPPGIGDTLPTDLRTRQQRIAEITEMIHVASLLHDDVLDDADTRRGVGSLNAVMGNKLAVLAGDFLLSRACLTLASLKNTEVVTLIATVIENLVTGETMQLTTASNKRFSMEYYMQKTYNKTASLISNSCKSVALLAGHTAEIAMLAFEYGKNLGLAFQLIDDVLDFTGTSASLGKGSLSDIRHGIITAPILFAMEEYPQLRAVVDKGFDNPANVDIALEYLGKSRGIERTKELAMKHANLAAAAIDSLPQSDDEDVIKSRQALIDLTQRVITRNK, encoded by the exons ATGGCAAGGGCTGCTCTTCTTCATTTGTTAAGATACCGCACGGCTGCCGCCGCCGCAGCTGCAGAACCTCTCTCCGCCTTTAGATGC CAGCTGATGACTAGAAGCAATAGTAAGACACCAGCAGCAGGGATTAAGTGGGCAGGTTTTTGCAGACCTTTCAG CTCAAAAGCTGCTCTAAATGATGTTATCGGTAATGATACGGATTCCAGCGTTGCAGTCATGGAACCACAG GAACGAGTGgacccattttcccttgttgcCAATGAGCTGTCACTTATTGCCACCAGACTGCGGTCAATGGTAGCTGCTGAA GTTCCTAATCTTGCTTCAGCTGCGGAGTACTTCTTCAAAATTGGGGCTGAAGGAAAGAGGTTTCGTCCCACG GTTTTACTTTTAATGGCGACAGCTTTGGATGTGCATATACCTGAACTATCTCCTCCTGGGATTGGAGATACCTTGCCAACTGATTTGCGTACAAGACAGCAGCGTATAGCTGAGATCACAGAGATGATCCAT GTGGCAAGCCTCCTTCATGACGATGTCTTGGATGATGCAGACACAAGACGTGGTGTTGGTTCACTAAATGCTGTAATGGGCAACAAG TTGGCTGTTTTAGCAGGAGATTTCCTGCTTTCTCGAGCTTGTCTGACCCTTGCTTCTTTAAAAAATACAGAG GTTGTCACCTTAATTGCAACAGTTATTGAGAATCTTGTTACTGGTGAAACCATGCAACTAACAACCGCTTCTAATAAACGTTTTAG CATGGAATATTACATGCAGAAGACATACAACAAGACTGCATCCTTAATATCAAACAGCTGCAAGTCAGTTGCCCTTCTTGCTGGGCACACAGCAGAAATCGCAATGTTAGCCTTTGAGTACGGAAAAAATCTG GGATTAGCATTTCAATTGATAGATGATGTTCTTGATTTCACAGGCACATCAGCATCCCTTGGAAAGGGTTCTTTATCTGATATCCGACAT GGAATCATAACAGCTCCAATCTTGTTTGCTATGGAAGAATATCCTCAACTGCGAGCAGTCGTTGACAAGGGATTTGACAACCCTGCAAATGTTGACAta GCACTCGAGTATCTTGGGAAGAGTAGGGGAATAGAAAGGACCAAGGAACTAGCCATGAAACATGCAAATCTAGCTGCTGCAGCCATTGATTCACTACCCCAAAGTGATGATGAAGATGTAATAAAGTCAAGGCAGGCCCTTATTGATCTCACCCAAAGAGTTATCACCAGAAATAAGTGA
- the LOC107954170 gene encoding solanesyl-diphosphate synthase 1, mitochondrial isoform X3: MERVDPFSLVANELSLIATRLRSMVAAEVPNLASAAEYFFKIGAEGKRFRPTVLLLMATALDVHIPELSPPGIGDTLPTDLRTRQQRIAEITEMIHVASLLHDDVLDDADTRRGVGSLNAVMGNKLAVLAGDFLLSRACLTLASLKNTEVVTLIATVIENLVTGETMQLTTASNKRFSMEYYMQKTYNKTASLISNSCKSVALLAGHTAEIAMLAFEYGKNLGLAFQLIDDVLDFTGTSASLGKGSLSDIRHGIITAPILFAMEEYPQLRAVVDKGFDNPANVDIALEYLGKSRGIERTKELAMKHANLAAAAIDSLPQSDDEDVIKSRQALIDLTQRVITRNK; this comes from the exons ATG GAACGAGTGgacccattttcccttgttgcCAATGAGCTGTCACTTATTGCCACCAGACTGCGGTCAATGGTAGCTGCTGAA GTTCCTAATCTTGCTTCAGCTGCGGAGTACTTCTTCAAAATTGGGGCTGAAGGAAAGAGGTTTCGTCCCACG GTTTTACTTTTAATGGCGACAGCTTTGGATGTGCATATACCTGAACTATCTCCTCCTGGGATTGGAGATACCTTGCCAACTGATTTGCGTACAAGACAGCAGCGTATAGCTGAGATCACAGAGATGATCCAT GTGGCAAGCCTCCTTCATGACGATGTCTTGGATGATGCAGACACAAGACGTGGTGTTGGTTCACTAAATGCTGTAATGGGCAACAAG TTGGCTGTTTTAGCAGGAGATTTCCTGCTTTCTCGAGCTTGTCTGACCCTTGCTTCTTTAAAAAATACAGAG GTTGTCACCTTAATTGCAACAGTTATTGAGAATCTTGTTACTGGTGAAACCATGCAACTAACAACCGCTTCTAATAAACGTTTTAG CATGGAATATTACATGCAGAAGACATACAACAAGACTGCATCCTTAATATCAAACAGCTGCAAGTCAGTTGCCCTTCTTGCTGGGCACACAGCAGAAATCGCAATGTTAGCCTTTGAGTACGGAAAAAATCTG GGATTAGCATTTCAATTGATAGATGATGTTCTTGATTTCACAGGCACATCAGCATCCCTTGGAAAGGGTTCTTTATCTGATATCCGACAT GGAATCATAACAGCTCCAATCTTGTTTGCTATGGAAGAATATCCTCAACTGCGAGCAGTCGTTGACAAGGGATTTGACAACCCTGCAAATGTTGACAta GCACTCGAGTATCTTGGGAAGAGTAGGGGAATAGAAAGGACCAAGGAACTAGCCATGAAACATGCAAATCTAGCTGCTGCAGCCATTGATTCACTACCCCAAAGTGATGATGAAGATGTAATAAAGTCAAGGCAGGCCCTTATTGATCTCACCCAAAGAGTTATCACCAGAAATAAGTGA
- the LOC107954170 gene encoding solanesyl-diphosphate synthase 1, mitochondrial isoform X4, which produces MVAAEVPNLASAAEYFFKIGAEGKRFRPTVLLLMATALDVHIPELSPPGIGDTLPTDLRTRQQRIAEITEMIHVASLLHDDVLDDADTRRGVGSLNAVMGNKLAVLAGDFLLSRACLTLASLKNTEVVTLIATVIENLVTGETMQLTTASNKRFSMEYYMQKTYNKTASLISNSCKSVALLAGHTAEIAMLAFEYGKNLGLAFQLIDDVLDFTGTSASLGKGSLSDIRHGIITAPILFAMEEYPQLRAVVDKGFDNPANVDIALEYLGKSRGIERTKELAMKHANLAAAAIDSLPQSDDEDVIKSRQALIDLTQRVITRNK; this is translated from the exons ATGGTAGCTGCTGAA GTTCCTAATCTTGCTTCAGCTGCGGAGTACTTCTTCAAAATTGGGGCTGAAGGAAAGAGGTTTCGTCCCACG GTTTTACTTTTAATGGCGACAGCTTTGGATGTGCATATACCTGAACTATCTCCTCCTGGGATTGGAGATACCTTGCCAACTGATTTGCGTACAAGACAGCAGCGTATAGCTGAGATCACAGAGATGATCCAT GTGGCAAGCCTCCTTCATGACGATGTCTTGGATGATGCAGACACAAGACGTGGTGTTGGTTCACTAAATGCTGTAATGGGCAACAAG TTGGCTGTTTTAGCAGGAGATTTCCTGCTTTCTCGAGCTTGTCTGACCCTTGCTTCTTTAAAAAATACAGAG GTTGTCACCTTAATTGCAACAGTTATTGAGAATCTTGTTACTGGTGAAACCATGCAACTAACAACCGCTTCTAATAAACGTTTTAG CATGGAATATTACATGCAGAAGACATACAACAAGACTGCATCCTTAATATCAAACAGCTGCAAGTCAGTTGCCCTTCTTGCTGGGCACACAGCAGAAATCGCAATGTTAGCCTTTGAGTACGGAAAAAATCTG GGATTAGCATTTCAATTGATAGATGATGTTCTTGATTTCACAGGCACATCAGCATCCCTTGGAAAGGGTTCTTTATCTGATATCCGACAT GGAATCATAACAGCTCCAATCTTGTTTGCTATGGAAGAATATCCTCAACTGCGAGCAGTCGTTGACAAGGGATTTGACAACCCTGCAAATGTTGACAta GCACTCGAGTATCTTGGGAAGAGTAGGGGAATAGAAAGGACCAAGGAACTAGCCATGAAACATGCAAATCTAGCTGCTGCAGCCATTGATTCACTACCCCAAAGTGATGATGAAGATGTAATAAAGTCAAGGCAGGCCCTTATTGATCTCACCCAAAGAGTTATCACCAGAAATAAGTGA